In a genomic window of Aggregatimonas sangjinii:
- a CDS encoding YjjG family noncanonical pyrimidine nucleotidase produces the protein MFKNFITDIFFDLDHTLWDFEKNSALTFEKILMESDIGVDLNDFLKVYVPANYAFWKLYREEKISKTELRYQRLKSVFDTLGHSISDDMIDHLADEYIAHLSSYEHLFPGTIELLDYLEPNYRLHIITNGFQEIQDKKLKNSKIEGYFEVVVNSELAGVKKPNPIIFELSIEMAGTQPNRSLMIGDSLEADIQGALNTGMHALHFNSDKGPTHDFCDMIHELSEIKTYL, from the coding sequence ATGTTTAAGAACTTCATAACCGACATATTTTTTGATTTGGATCATACCCTGTGGGATTTCGAGAAGAACTCGGCGCTCACCTTTGAAAAAATTCTCATGGAAAGTGATATTGGGGTAGATCTCAATGATTTTTTAAAAGTATACGTTCCGGCGAATTATGCCTTTTGGAAACTGTATCGGGAAGAAAAAATATCAAAAACAGAACTCAGATACCAAAGACTGAAATCGGTCTTCGATACCCTGGGGCATTCTATTTCGGATGATATGATCGATCATTTGGCCGATGAATATATAGCCCACCTATCTTCTTACGAACATCTCTTTCCGGGTACTATAGAGTTGTTGGATTATTTGGAACCGAACTATAGGCTCCATATTATCACCAATGGCTTTCAGGAAATTCAGGATAAAAAGCTAAAAAATTCGAAAATCGAGGGGTATTTTGAGGTAGTGGTCAATTCCGAGTTGGCCGGAGTTAAAAAACCCAATCCGATTATTTTTGAACTTTCCATAGAAATGGCGGGAACACAACCGAATCGGTCATTAATGATCGGGGATAGCCTCGAGGCCGATATTCAAGGTGCTCTTAACACCGGAATGCACGCGCTTCACTTTAATTCCGATAAGGGTCCGACCCATGATTTTTGCGATATGATTCATGAGTTGAGTGAAATAAAAACCTATTTGTAG
- a CDS encoding polysaccharide deacetylase family protein: MLLIYTHKITPRFRYTMQQVFTRILGIEISFTTKVEDFIKHTGPKITYTKQPLQNEFFVRCNDLLFEQGINDFQIEMSTWDDIPCFFRAGEGSAIPFDIFSASFYLLSRYEEYLPHVKDQHGRFSPRDSLAYRHSFLKIPVVDLWALKFLEKLQERFPDMDFTKRRYRYNSVLDVTTSHAFAHRGFLRGFSGFIVDFCTLKFARVAQRTRTWFDRKKDPFDNFSELIRLHKEYQIDSTFFFQFADYSTYDKNVSTNSNKFRFLIKSIADYSKIALAASYSSFENIDLLRKEKKRLSNVINRPVTGSRMRYNRVDVPETYRRLVEAEFADDYTMGYTHETGFRAGTCTPFYFYDINLEIRQPIRVHPFAVHDYAFINLTNRTEILDKIDGLYEQVKKVDGNFITIFSNELLGGSSSVNWLDLYKTVLDKHHV; the protein is encoded by the coding sequence ATGCTACTAATCTATACCCACAAAATAACCCCGAGATTTCGTTACACGATGCAGCAGGTCTTCACTCGCATTTTAGGAATCGAGATCAGTTTTACCACGAAGGTCGAGGATTTTATAAAGCATACTGGTCCAAAGATTACTTATACCAAGCAACCCTTGCAAAATGAATTCTTTGTACGCTGTAACGACTTGTTATTCGAGCAAGGCATCAACGATTTTCAAATTGAAATGAGTACTTGGGACGATATTCCCTGCTTTTTTCGGGCAGGGGAGGGCAGTGCCATTCCTTTCGATATTTTTTCGGCAAGCTTTTATTTATTGAGCAGGTATGAGGAATACCTACCACATGTAAAAGACCAACATGGCCGTTTTTCGCCCAGGGATAGTTTGGCCTACCGGCATAGTTTTTTAAAAATACCCGTGGTAGACCTATGGGCCCTAAAATTCTTGGAAAAGCTACAAGAGCGTTTTCCGGATATGGATTTTACCAAAAGGAGGTATCGATATAATTCTGTTTTGGATGTTACTACTTCGCATGCGTTTGCACATCGCGGTTTTTTGCGCGGATTCTCGGGATTCATCGTTGACTTTTGTACACTTAAGTTCGCAAGAGTGGCACAGCGTACAAGAACTTGGTTCGATCGCAAAAAAGATCCTTTCGATAATTTCTCGGAGCTTATTCGTTTGCATAAGGAATACCAGATCGATAGTACGTTCTTTTTTCAGTTTGCAGACTATTCTACTTATGACAAGAACGTTTCTACCAATAGCAACAAATTTCGTTTTTTGATCAAGTCGATCGCGGATTACAGTAAAATAGCCTTGGCAGCTTCTTACAGCTCTTTTGAGAATATCGACCTATTGCGCAAAGAAAAGAAGCGACTGTCCAATGTCATCAACAGGCCGGTCACTGGCTCAAGAATGCGATACAATCGGGTAGATGTCCCTGAAACCTACCGGCGTTTGGTCGAAGCGGAATTTGCCGACGATTATACAATGGGTTATACACATGAAACCGGTTTTAGGGCGGGAACATGTACACCCTTTTACTTCTACGATATCAATCTTGAAATCCGACAGCCTATTCGGGTACATCCGTTCGCAGTGCACGATTACGCTTTTATCAACCTTACAAATAGGACCGAGATTTTGGATAAAATCGACGGGCTTTATGAGCAGGTAAAGAAGGTTGATGGCAACTTCATTACTATATTTTCAAATGAATTATTAGGGGGTTCCTCTAGCGTAAACTGGTTAGACCTCTACAAAACCGTTTTAGATAAACATCATGTTTAA